The following DNA comes from Thermococcus piezophilus.
CTACGTCGCACCCAACGGCAAGGACATTAACCAGCCGAACTTCCGCCTGGAGCCCCACATGGACATCATAACCTACATCCCCGTCAAGAAGGGCATCAGCGTGAAGGCCGGCAACAACACCATAACCGTCCAGGCGAGCATGCCGGAGAACGTCTTTGAGCAGTACCTCCAGGAGCTCTACAAGAAGTACGGCGAGGACAAGGTCGTCGTAGTGAAGGAGAGGATAGAGCCGATATTCATTGCCAAGAAGGAGTACGTGATCTGGGAGGGCTAATCTCTCACTATTTTTACGTCTTCCAGCCTTTCTAACTCTTCTTTTCTTACTGTTCTTACAACGCCAGGAACAAAGCCGTTTTTGGTCTCAGAATGATGGCCTCGACCTCGGAAAAGCCGAGCTTTTTGAGGGCAAATGCCCTGTGGTGATCATCGAGCATGTAGTATTTCCCACCATGGGGTATGACTACTATAGGCGCGTTGTAGCGTGCTTGATCTCCTGAAGGATGACCAGCAGCTTGGCCCCGCTGAGCTCCCTCTGGGTGGAAACGACCTGCTCCAGGGGGATGAACTCCCTTTCAAGCTCAAACTCAATGCCATAAATCACCTCGTATTCCTCCTTTATCCTCTCGGCGCGCCTGAAGGCCTCCTCCCTCGTTATGAGCCTGGTCCCTCTCAAGTCTTCACGCCCCTAACGGCTATAAAGGCGGCGAAGTTTTTGCGCTTCCTGTGGCATTTTCTATCAATCCTTTCGGCCAAGCCTAAGAAGGGCCAGAAGGATGGAAAAAAGATAACCCCCGCACACTCGACCTCAGTAAAGCCCCCGTTCTTCAGGAGAAGTTTGAGCTCCCTGGGAGTGTAGAACCGGGCATAGCGGTAGGCAGTCTCGACGAAGAGGCTCTTTAGGCGCTTGAAGAAGAACCACGAGCTCCTTCCGTTCATGGTGCCGATGATAACCTCACCGCCGGGCTTGAGGACGCGGTGGATCTCGGCGATTACCTTCTCAGGCTCGTGGATAAACTCAAACATGGTCACGCTCAGGACTAGGTCAAAGCTCTCGTCCGGAAAGGGCAGGGAATATGCATTGCCTTTGATGCAGTTGAGGCCCTTTGCCCCGGCTATTTCCAGCATCCCCTCGCTCGCGTCGAGGCCGATAACGTCAAAGCCGCGCTTTTTAAGCTCGATAGTGTAGTTTCCGGTGCCGCAGCCGAGGTCAAGGGCTTTACCGGCCTTAGAGCGTAGCATCGAGAACACGAGCCACTTCTCTGTCCTATCCACGTAGCGACCGGTCTTTGTCCTGTACCAGTCGTCGTAGCGCTTCGCTATCCTGTCAAAGTATTCAACCACGTTAAACCCCCATTTTGCCCTCTATGGTGAGCGGTTTATCAACCCGGTCGTCTATCTTGAGGTTTATCACGACGCGCTTCACACCAGTATTGAGGATTGTCTCGTGGCAGCGCTTGACCAGCTCGAGGATTTCATCAACGGAACCTTCAACCACAGTTCCCATCAGGCAGACATGGTACTTCAGGCCGCTCGCCTTTATGACTTTGATGATGGGTTCGAGGTACTTGCCCACACTCGGGCTTTCTGTTCCAAGTAGAAAAAGGCAAAGCTCCGCTACCGCCATCAGCCACCCCCTGCGGGCGGGAAGATGTGCACCTCATCATCATCCTTCAGCTCGGTGTCGAGGCCCTTA
Coding sequences within:
- a CDS encoding MTH1187 family thiamine-binding protein — its product is MAVAELCLFLLGTESPSVGKYLEPIIKVIKASGLKYHVCLMGTVVEGSVDEILELVKRCHETILNTGVKRVVINLKIDDRVDKPLTIEGKMGV
- a CDS encoding class I SAM-dependent methyltransferase, with protein sequence MVEYFDRIAKRYDDWYRTKTGRYVDRTEKWLVFSMLRSKAGKALDLGCGTGNYTIELKKRGFDVIGLDASEGMLEIAGAKGLNCIKGNAYSLPFPDESFDLVLSVTMFEFIHEPEKVIAEIHRVLKPGGEVIIGTMNGRSSWFFFKRLKSLFVETAYRYARFYTPRELKLLLKNGGFTEVECAGVIFFPSFWPFLGLAERIDRKCHRKRKNFAAFIAVRGVKT